The Shewanella sp. NFH-SH190041 genome has a window encoding:
- a CDS encoding RimK/LysX family protein has protein sequence MLRAVVFLMSLISLSAFAYTKPVLGPTEPFTLGDGALAFEARIDTGASYSSLHAFDMQVIGGEAADKRDNIGKMLAFSTENEQGEREQLKAKIVAVSTIKNAQGVEKRYMVKLPLTFDGDRRVVKVNLRDRDHMDYKLLIGRNWLKGRYLVNVQTLPVIGAKAHIHINESGLTYKARIDTGAVESSLHAYNLHIENVDHKNMHNNVGKMITFTTANEAGETATVTTQIVNTSLIRNAQGSEIRYMVALTMGEPGKEYKVRVNLKNRSKMHQKLLIGRNWLAGHYLVDVHH, from the coding sequence ATGTTACGTGCAGTTGTATTTTTAATGTCGCTGATTTCACTCTCTGCTTTTGCTTATACCAAACCCGTACTTGGGCCAACAGAACCCTTTACGCTTGGGGATGGCGCGTTAGCATTTGAAGCGCGGATTGATACCGGAGCATCATACAGTTCGCTGCATGCATTTGATATGCAGGTTATTGGTGGGGAAGCTGCGGATAAACGCGATAATATTGGCAAAATGTTGGCTTTTTCAACAGAAAATGAGCAGGGTGAGCGGGAGCAGCTAAAAGCAAAAATTGTTGCAGTTTCAACCATTAAAAATGCTCAGGGCGTTGAAAAACGCTATATGGTCAAATTACCCTTGACCTTTGATGGTGATCGTCGAGTGGTTAAAGTCAATCTACGAGACCGTGACCATATGGATTACAAATTACTCATTGGTCGGAATTGGCTTAAAGGTCGTTACCTTGTCAATGTGCAGACGCTTCCAGTGATTGGTGCCAAAGCCCACATTCATATCAATGAATCCGGGTTAACATATAAAGCGCGTATCGACACCGGTGCTGTGGAAAGCTCTTTGCATGCTTACAATCTGCATATCGAAAATGTTGACCATAAGAATATGCACAATAATGTCGGCAAAATGATTACCTTTACTACGGCTAATGAAGCCGGAGAAACTGCGACAGTGACGACTCAGATTGTTAATACTTCGCTTATCCGTAATGCTCAGGGCAGTGAGATCCGTTATATGGTTGCTTTGACGATGGGAGAGCCGGGTAAGGAATACAAGGTACGGGTAAACTTGAAAAATCGCAGTAAAATGCACCAGAAGTTATTAATTGGTAGAAATTGGCTGG
- a CDS encoding STAS/SEC14 domain-containing protein produces MLVLLPGFEHDTVAIQASGVISASDYESVLIPAVEAALLDHASIRLWYEFSPAYRSMTASCLWDEAVLSFFHLQDFSQIVVLTDDPLLHNMTAALAAMLPCPTGVFNLSQRQEALNWLAEPSLV; encoded by the coding sequence ATGTTGGTATTGCTGCCGGGGTTTGAACATGACACTGTTGCTATTCAAGCCAGTGGCGTTATTAGTGCTTCGGATTATGAGTCTGTGCTCATTCCAGCAGTTGAGGCTGCATTGCTCGATCATGCCAGTATTCGTCTCTGGTATGAATTTTCTCCAGCCTATCGGAGTATGACAGCATCCTGCCTGTGGGATGAAGCCGTATTAAGTTTTTTCCATTTGCAGGATTTTTCTCAGATAGTGGTGTTGACAGACGATCCATTGTTACACAATATGACCGCCGCCTTGGCGGCTATGTTGCCCTGTCCTACAGGGGTGTTTAATTTGTCGCAACGGCAGGAAGCCCTTAATTGGCTGGCAGAGCCCAGCCTAGTTTAA
- a CDS encoding DUF3802 family protein, translated as MVTNTEGYNQLLMYLSDNLSLFETADTAMGSGPQVLAYFEQQLSAQVMQVCAQHNRLTPTQRNEVIAELDCIAADLEEIMAAAGSRTLLPEQQEFITEYAGLIKNLFDSALTAVEPPLAVFN; from the coding sequence ATGGTTACCAATACCGAAGGTTATAACCAGTTATTAATGTATTTATCAGACAATCTGTCACTGTTTGAGACTGCTGATACTGCTATGGGCAGTGGTCCACAGGTATTGGCGTATTTTGAGCAGCAATTATCGGCTCAGGTGATGCAAGTTTGTGCCCAGCATAATAGATTAACGCCAACACAGCGTAATGAAGTGATTGCTGAATTGGATTGTATTGCTGCTGACTTAGAAGAAATCATGGCGGCTGCGGGCAGTCGAACTTTGTTGCCAGAGCAGCAAGAATTTATCACGGAATATGCCGGTTTAATCAAAAATTTGTTTGATAGTGCGCTCACGGCTGTCGAGCCTCCACTTGCAGTCTTCAATTAG
- a CDS encoding YaiI/YqxD family protein translates to MASIWVDGDACPNPIKAILFKAAERHRVKLTLVANHALSVPPSRYIATVRVSSGFDVADHYLVAQLEANDLLISADIPLAAEAIAKGGCVVTPRGEALTAANIGERLNMRDFFDTLRSSGIQSGGPAALSNQDKHAFARQLDIWLSVHAKSA, encoded by the coding sequence ATGGCAAGTATCTGGGTTGATGGGGATGCCTGTCCTAATCCCATAAAAGCAATTTTATTTAAGGCTGCCGAACGGCACAGGGTTAAATTGACGCTGGTGGCTAATCATGCCTTATCTGTACCGCCTAGTCGTTATATCGCTACGGTAAGAGTGAGCAGTGGTTTTGATGTGGCTGATCACTATTTGGTGGCGCAGCTTGAAGCTAATGATTTGCTCATCAGTGCCGATATCCCTCTAGCTGCAGAAGCAATTGCAAAAGGAGGTTGCGTTGTGACCCCAAGAGGGGAAGCGCTGACCGCCGCTAATATTGGGGAAAGACTTAATATGCGGGATTTTTTTGATACTTTGCGCAGCTCAGGTATTCAAAGTGGTGGCCCCGCTGCATTATCCAATCAAGATAAACATGCTTTTGCGAGACAACTTGATATCTGGCTAAGTGTACACGCAAAAAGTGCCTAA
- the pdxH gene encoding pyridoxamine 5'-phosphate oxidase, with the protein MTDLTQIRREYLQGGLRRTDLTAEPMALFEQWFAQAVAAKLQDPTAMTVATVDADGQPWQRIVLLKQYDAQGLVFFTNLGSRKAQHLQHNSQISLHFPWHMLERQVAFTGRVTPLSATEVVKYFLSRPKESQLAAWASKQSSRLSARQVLESKFAELKHKFADKTVPLPSFWGGYRVKVNTAEFWQGGEHRLHDRFIYQRQDDSDDWHISRLAP; encoded by the coding sequence ATGACAGATCTGACCCAAATCAGACGTGAATATCTGCAAGGTGGCTTACGGCGTACCGATTTAACTGCTGAGCCAATGGCATTGTTTGAGCAGTGGTTCGCGCAGGCGGTGGCTGCAAAGTTACAAGACCCGACGGCAATGACGGTGGCAACTGTGGATGCTGATGGGCAACCTTGGCAACGGATAGTGTTGTTGAAACAGTATGATGCGCAAGGGCTGGTGTTTTTTACCAACTTGGGTAGTCGCAAGGCACAACATTTACAGCACAACAGTCAAATTAGCCTACATTTTCCCTGGCATATGTTAGAGCGCCAAGTGGCATTTACCGGGCGAGTCACACCTTTGTCTGCAACTGAGGTGGTTAAATATTTCCTCTCCCGCCCTAAGGAAAGTCAGTTAGCCGCTTGGGCCTCAAAACAATCCAGCCGGCTTTCCGCTCGGCAAGTATTAGAAAGTAAATTTGCAGAACTTAAACATAAATTTGCAGATAAAACGGTACCCTTACCCAGTTTTTGGGGAGGATACCGGGTTAAAGTCAATACGGCCGAATTTTGGCAAGGCGGCGAACATAGATTGCACGACAGATTTATATATCAGCGCCAAGACGATAGCGATGATTGGCATATCAGCCGTTTAGCTCCCTGA
- the speB gene encoding agmatinase, producing MTTIADKADYSLYSNAFGYLRQPLNFKPLESDADVVVIGLPFDMATTGRSGGRMGPGAIRNASVNLAWEEKRWPWPFRLGDNIKVVDAGDLVYNCGDSADFTQRVEDFATAVVKSGKTLLSFGGDHFVTLPLLRAHQKVHGKMALLHFDAHTDTYSQGSKYDHGTMFYHAPIEGLVDPDHSVQVGIRTEYEPQGHGYQVIDAAHANDLTAEQIVDQIRARVGDMPLYVTFDIDCLDPAFAPGTGTPVMGGLTSDKALKIIRGLKGMNIIGMDVVEVAPAYDNSEITALAAATLGLEMLHVWADSQGKITK from the coding sequence ATGACCACGATTGCAGACAAAGCAGACTATTCGCTATATTCCAATGCGTTTGGCTATCTACGCCAGCCATTGAATTTCAAACCGCTTGAAAGCGATGCTGACGTTGTTGTAATTGGTTTACCTTTTGATATGGCCACAACGGGCCGCAGTGGTGGCCGTATGGGGCCAGGGGCTATTCGTAATGCCTCTGTAAACTTAGCTTGGGAAGAAAAACGTTGGCCTTGGCCATTCCGTCTTGGCGATAACATCAAAGTTGTTGATGCGGGTGATCTGGTATACAACTGTGGCGATTCAGCCGACTTCACCCAGCGGGTGGAAGATTTTGCTACTGCTGTTGTGAAGTCTGGTAAGACATTGCTCAGTTTTGGTGGCGATCATTTTGTTACACTGCCTTTGTTACGCGCCCACCAGAAAGTACATGGCAAAATGGCGCTGCTGCATTTCGATGCTCACACTGATACCTACAGCCAGGGCAGTAAATATGACCACGGCACTATGTTCTATCATGCTCCAATTGAAGGGCTGGTGGATCCTGATCATTCTGTTCAGGTGGGTATTCGTACTGAATATGAGCCTCAGGGCCATGGTTATCAGGTGATTGATGCTGCCCATGCTAATGATTTGACTGCTGAGCAGATTGTGGATCAAATCCGTGCCCGCGTGGGTGACATGCCTTTATATGTGACCTTTGATATTGACTGCTTGGACCCGGCATTTGCCCCAGGCACTGGCACCCCAGTAATGGGCGGTCTAACAAGTGATAAGGCACTGAAAATCATTCGTGGGCTGAAAGGCATGAATATTATCGGTATGGATGTGGTAGAAGTTGCTCCAGCCTATGACAATTCAGAAATCACGGCATTAGCCGCGGCTACATTGGGGTTGGAAATGCTTCATGTATGGGCTGACAGTCAGGGTAAAATTACCAAGTAA
- a CDS encoding S-adenosylmethionine decarboxylase proenzyme: MFFEGSEKKIEVTVIAQAPSLRSLGKTFWQEIVACANAEILSVISNADCDAYLLSESSLFVWERRFLMLTCGTTTLADAALAFIDKVGESAVEFACYQRKNEYLSHLQSSSFDEDLFRLREKITGNAYRIGHLDSHHHYVFCTDKPCYGVLEDTTSELLMYHIRGEAADYLRSTGQSAQGVRQLLRLEDGFPGFEFDDFLFEPFGYSVNGIKGDRYITIHITPQETSSYVSFETNLDLTLYPQPVFANLLQILDPGSWDVIGFNAGRDTKGYPPHLCLGSCSLSSEQGYNIEFSHYQQMCHEVLIPEKL, translated from the coding sequence ATGTTTTTTGAAGGCTCAGAGAAAAAAATAGAAGTCACCGTGATTGCGCAGGCCCCCTCACTGCGCAGCTTGGGTAAAACATTTTGGCAGGAGATTGTCGCTTGTGCCAATGCTGAAATTCTCTCCGTGATCAGCAATGCAGATTGCGATGCTTACCTGCTCAGTGAATCGAGTCTGTTTGTCTGGGAACGACGGTTTTTGATGCTGACCTGCGGAACGACGACGTTGGCCGATGCCGCATTGGCCTTTATTGATAAGGTTGGTGAGTCTGCGGTGGAGTTTGCTTGTTATCAACGTAAAAATGAATATCTGTCCCATTTGCAGTCAAGCAGCTTTGATGAAGATTTGTTTAGATTGCGAGAAAAAATCACTGGAAACGCCTATCGTATAGGACATCTGGATTCACATCATCACTATGTGTTTTGTACTGACAAACCCTGTTATGGGGTACTGGAAGATACTACCAGTGAATTGTTGATGTATCATATCCGGGGAGAGGCTGCAGATTACTTGCGTAGCACAGGGCAGAGCGCGCAAGGCGTAAGACAGCTGTTACGTCTGGAAGATGGATTTCCCGGTTTTGAGTTTGATGACTTTCTGTTTGAGCCATTTGGTTACTCTGTCAACGGTATCAAAGGGGACAGGTACATTACCATCCATATTACCCCGCAGGAAACCAGCTCATACGTTAGCTTCGAAACTAATTTGGATTTGACCCTTTACCCGCAACCAGTATTTGCTAATTTGCTGCAAATACTCGACCCGGGCAGTTGGGATGTGATTGGCTTTAATGCCGGGCGTGATACTAAGGGGTATCCGCCGCATCTGTGTCTGGGAAGCTGCTCGCTGTCTTCGGAGCAGGGTTATAATATTGAATTCAGCCACTATCAGCAAATGTGCCACGAAGTGCTGATCCCAGAAAAACTGTAA
- the speA gene encoding biosynthetic arginine decarboxylase, whose product MPNWSMDDVQANYNVAHWSQGFYGVSPAGDVFVAPDPARPQYQLALHELTRDLVAQGVSLPVLLRFPQILHHRVNSLCQAFNQAIEKYDYQQDYLLVYPIKVNQQRTVVEELLASQQSKAIPQLGLEAGSKPELMAVLAMAQQASSVIVCNGYKDSEYIRLALIGEKLGHQVYIVLEKLSELKLVLKEAAALGVTPRLGLRARLAFQGRGKWQASGGEKSKFGLSAAQVLQVVDALRQENMLPSLQLLHFHLGSQIANIRDIRQGVSEAARFYCELRKLGACVSNFDVGGGLAVDYDGTRSQSANSMNYGLNEYANNIVSVLAALCQEYGQPMPRIISESGRFLTAHHAVLISDVIGTEAYRSEDICPPSVDAPQLLHNMWQSWQDLKGRLDSRAQIEIYHDVQQDLAEAHSLFAMGQLSLADRAWAEQTNLRVCAELQGLMKSKNRYHRPIIDELNEKLADKFFVNFSLFQSLPDAWGIDQVFPVLPLTGLDKRPARRAVMLDITCDSDGAIDQYVDGQGIETTLPVPAWSPDSPYLLGFFLVGAYQEILGDMHNLFGDTHSVVVRLNTDGKAEIDSVLAGDTVEDVLRYVNLDAAVFMQTYEELVQRFIAEPERAQILAELQAGLKGYTYLEDIAQF is encoded by the coding sequence ATGCCTAACTGGTCGATGGATGATGTGCAAGCAAATTACAATGTGGCTCACTGGAGTCAGGGGTTTTATGGCGTATCTCCGGCTGGGGATGTGTTTGTGGCGCCGGATCCTGCGCGGCCGCAGTATCAGTTAGCCTTGCATGAACTAACCCGAGATTTGGTGGCACAAGGGGTATCTTTGCCGGTCCTACTGCGATTTCCACAAATTTTGCATCACAGGGTTAACAGTTTATGTCAGGCCTTTAACCAAGCGATTGAAAAATATGATTACCAACAGGATTACCTGTTGGTCTACCCCATTAAAGTAAATCAGCAGCGCACTGTGGTTGAGGAGTTATTGGCATCTCAGCAATCCAAAGCGATCCCGCAATTGGGGTTAGAGGCGGGCAGTAAGCCGGAATTGATGGCGGTGCTGGCGATGGCACAGCAAGCCAGCTCTGTGATTGTGTGTAACGGATATAAAGACAGTGAATATATCCGTCTAGCCCTGATTGGTGAAAAATTGGGTCACCAAGTTTATATCGTACTGGAAAAACTGTCAGAGCTGAAACTGGTATTAAAAGAAGCGGCTGCATTAGGGGTGACGCCCCGGCTAGGACTTCGGGCCCGGTTAGCCTTTCAGGGACGCGGAAAGTGGCAGGCCAGTGGTGGAGAGAAATCCAAGTTCGGTTTGTCAGCAGCCCAGGTGCTACAGGTGGTTGATGCCCTACGGCAAGAGAATATGTTGCCATCCTTGCAATTGTTGCATTTTCATTTGGGGTCACAGATCGCCAATATTCGCGATATTCGCCAGGGCGTCAGTGAAGCGGCGCGCTTTTACTGTGAGCTGCGTAAGTTGGGCGCTTGTGTCAGTAATTTTGATGTGGGTGGCGGCTTAGCGGTGGATTATGACGGAACCCGCAGTCAATCTGCCAATTCGATGAATTATGGCCTGAATGAATATGCCAATAACATTGTCAGTGTGTTGGCCGCGTTGTGTCAGGAATACGGCCAACCTATGCCGCGGATTATCTCTGAATCCGGGCGCTTTTTAACCGCACATCATGCGGTGTTAATTTCAGATGTCATTGGTACCGAAGCCTACCGCTCAGAAGACATTTGTCCGCCATCTGTGGATGCCCCTCAACTGCTGCACAATATGTGGCAGTCTTGGCAGGATTTAAAAGGTCGACTGGACTCACGGGCGCAGATAGAAATTTACCATGATGTACAACAGGATTTAGCCGAAGCGCATTCGCTGTTTGCGATGGGGCAGTTATCGTTAGCCGACCGAGCTTGGGCTGAACAGACTAATTTGCGGGTATGTGCAGAGCTGCAAGGGCTGATGAAGAGTAAAAACCGCTATCACAGACCCATTATTGATGAGTTAAATGAAAAACTGGCGGATAAGTTTTTTGTCAATTTCTCACTGTTTCAGTCTCTGCCTGATGCATGGGGGATCGACCAGGTTTTCCCTGTGCTTCCTTTAACTGGATTAGATAAGCGGCCAGCTCGGCGGGCGGTGATGCTGGATATTACCTGTGATTCTGATGGTGCTATTGATCAGTATGTGGATGGGCAGGGTATTGAGACCACATTACCGGTACCGGCTTGGTCGCCGGACAGCCCTTATCTGCTCGGTTTTTTCTTAGTGGGGGCCTATCAGGAAATTCTGGGGGATATGCATAATTTGTTTGGGGATACCCATTCAGTGGTGGTGCGCCTCAATACTGATGGCAAGGCTGAAATAGATTCAGTACTGGCCGGAGATACCGTCGAAGATGTATTGCGATATGTCAATTTAGATGCAGCGGTATTTATGCAGACTTATGAGGAGTTGGTACAACGGTTTATTGCCGAGCCGGAGCGGGCACAGATCTTGGCTGAATTGCAGGCAGGACTGAAGGGATACACCTATCTGGAAGATATTGCCCAGTTTTGA
- the speE gene encoding polyamine aminopropyltransferase has protein sequence MEKQTLYYETLHQGYGQYFAMDRVLFEQKTAQWHLTIFDNARFGRVMALDGVIQTTERDEFIYHEMLTHVPVLAHGAVKSVLIIGGGDGGMLREVVKHRQIERIVMVEIDAAVVEMCKTWLPNHSQGAFDDPRLELVIDDGMAFVDHCQERFDVIISDCTDPVGPGEVLFTSAFYAGCKRCLNDGGIFVAQNGVGFMQEDELQNTLRRMSSYVKECTFYQAAVPTYIGGNMAFAWATDNLAARQLRLSELNDRYVASGINTRYYTPKVHLASFALPAFIETALSAALSVSGIEEGAQDA, from the coding sequence ATGGAAAAGCAAACGCTTTATTACGAAACACTGCACCAAGGATATGGTCAGTATTTTGCCATGGACCGGGTATTGTTTGAGCAAAAAACTGCGCAATGGCATTTAACTATTTTTGATAATGCCCGTTTTGGCCGAGTGATGGCTCTTGATGGTGTCATTCAGACCACCGAGCGGGATGAATTTATTTATCATGAAATGTTAACCCATGTGCCGGTATTGGCCCATGGCGCAGTGAAAAGTGTGTTGATTATCGGCGGTGGTGATGGTGGCATGTTGCGTGAGGTGGTTAAGCATCGCCAAATAGAGAGGATTGTCATGGTTGAGATTGATGCCGCCGTGGTTGAGATGTGCAAAACATGGTTACCGAATCACTCACAAGGGGCGTTTGATGATCCCCGACTTGAATTGGTGATTGATGATGGTATGGCGTTTGTTGACCATTGTCAGGAAAGGTTCGATGTGATTATTTCTGACTGTACTGACCCAGTGGGACCGGGTGAAGTGCTGTTTACCTCAGCGTTTTATGCTGGCTGTAAACGTTGCCTTAATGATGGTGGCATTTTCGTTGCCCAAAATGGGGTAGGGTTTATGCAGGAGGACGAGCTGCAAAATACGCTGCGCCGGATGAGCAGTTACGTTAAAGAATGTACTTTTTATCAAGCTGCTGTACCGACCTACATTGGCGGCAATATGGCATTTGCTTGGGCGACGGATAATTTGGCTGCCCGGCAATTGCGTTTATCTGAGCTGAATGACAGATATGTTGCTAGCGGCATTAACACCCGTTACTACACGCCCAAAGTCCATCTGGCCAGTTTTGCGCTGCCAGCATTTATCGAAACGGCTTTATCTGCAGCGCTATCCGTTAGCGGTATTGAGGAGGGCGCACAAGATGCCTAA
- a CDS encoding S1 RNA-binding domain-containing protein: MIQIGKTYTLDVVKQVNFGFYLNAHELGQVLLPNKLAPKECQVGDQVEVFLYLDSEDMVIATTQKPKAQVGQFALLKAVAIGRFGAFLDWGLDKDLLLPFAEQSRQAEEGRSYLVYVHTNRADDRIVASAKIDKFLDKTPARYKVGQQVNIIIAGTTDLGYKAIVEHKHTGVIYQNEVFKKLRFGQSLKAYIKQVRSDGKIDLQLQRGSKAELDQFSSQILTKLRQAGGFLPLTDKTDADVIYAELGMSKKAFKKSIGGLYKQGQLTIEDNGLRLVE, translated from the coding sequence ATGATTCAAATCGGTAAAACCTACACCTTGGACGTGGTAAAACAGGTTAATTTTGGCTTCTACCTTAATGCCCACGAGCTGGGGCAGGTATTGCTGCCCAACAAACTGGCGCCTAAAGAATGTCAGGTAGGTGATCAGGTTGAAGTCTTTCTTTATCTCGACTCTGAAGATATGGTGATTGCCACCACCCAAAAGCCTAAAGCCCAAGTCGGTCAATTTGCCCTGCTCAAGGCTGTTGCCATCGGCCGTTTCGGTGCGTTCCTAGACTGGGGACTGGATAAAGACCTATTGCTGCCATTTGCCGAGCAAAGCCGTCAAGCTGAAGAAGGCCGCAGCTATCTCGTCTACGTGCATACCAACCGCGCTGATGATCGTATTGTGGCCTCAGCTAAAATTGATAAGTTTTTAGATAAGACCCCCGCCCGTTATAAGGTTGGCCAACAGGTTAATATCATTATCGCCGGCACCACTGACTTAGGTTACAAAGCGATTGTTGAACACAAGCACACAGGTGTTATTTACCAAAATGAAGTGTTCAAAAAACTCAGATTTGGCCAGTCGCTGAAAGCCTACATCAAGCAGGTACGCAGTGATGGCAAAATTGATCTGCAATTACAACGTGGTAGTAAAGCGGAGCTGGATCAGTTCAGCAGTCAAATTCTGACTAAATTACGCCAAGCCGGTGGTTTCCTGCCACTGACAGATAAAACCGATGCCGATGTCATTTATGCTGAACTAGGCATGAGTAAAAAGGCATTTAAAAAGAGTATCGGCGGCCTGTATAAGCAGGGCCAGTTAACTATCGAAGACAATGGTTTACGGTTAGTCGAATAA
- a CDS encoding YceH family protein, with amino-acid sequence MQLTSIEARVIGCLMEKEVTTPEQYPLSLNALTQACNQKTSREPVMSLSDIEVQQALDELNKKRLISEQSGFGSRVVKYKHRFCNTEFSDLQLSKSQFAVICLLLLRGAQTPGELRTRAGRLYDFSSITEVENVLSELSNRDEPIIRQLPREVGKRESRYCQLFCAAPEAVTSSASSVLELTPRSDDTTMCDRISQLEQDVAELKAQLAELKQLLE; translated from the coding sequence ATGCAATTAACCAGCATCGAAGCCCGGGTTATCGGTTGCCTGATGGAAAAAGAAGTCACTACGCCAGAGCAGTATCCACTCTCCCTCAATGCGCTTACCCAAGCCTGTAATCAAAAAACCAGCCGCGAGCCGGTGATGTCTCTCAGTGATATAGAGGTACAACAAGCACTGGATGAACTGAATAAAAAACGGCTTATCAGCGAACAATCCGGTTTTGGCAGTCGGGTCGTCAAGTACAAACACAGATTTTGTAATACCGAGTTTTCTGATCTACAGCTGAGTAAAAGCCAATTTGCCGTTATCTGCCTATTGCTGTTGCGAGGGGCACAAACTCCAGGTGAATTACGAACCCGGGCCGGACGCTTGTATGACTTTAGCAGTATTACTGAAGTGGAAAATGTTTTATCAGAGCTGAGTAACCGAGATGAACCCATTATTCGGCAGCTACCTCGAGAAGTAGGCAAACGTGAAAGTCGTTATTGCCAATTATTCTGCGCAGCCCCCGAAGCGGTAACATCGTCAGCGAGCTCTGTCCTGGAGTTAACGCCAAGGTCGGATGATACAACTATGTGCGATCGTATCAGTCAATTAGAACAAGATGTCGCCGAACTTAAAGCGCAATTAGCTGAACTGAAACAGCTACTGGAATAA
- a CDS encoding cold-shock protein, protein MSQVTGVVKWFNSDKGFGFIEQEGGPDVFVHFRAINSDGFKTLDEGQKVQFTVTQGQKGPQAENVTIIG, encoded by the coding sequence ATGTCTCAAGTAACTGGTGTTGTTAAGTGGTTCAACTCTGATAAAGGTTTTGGTTTCATCGAGCAGGAAGGCGGTCCAGACGTATTCGTTCACTTCCGTGCTATCAACTCTGATGGTTTCAAAACTCTGGACGAAGGTCAGAAAGTACAGTTTACTGTTACTCAAGGCCAGAAGGGTCCTCAAGCTGAAAACGTAACCATTATCGGTTAA
- the rlmA gene encoding 23S rRNA (guanine(745)-N(1))-methyltransferase: MTYQCPVCQGALTLDAHSYCCAKGHRFDCAKEGYVNLLPVNKKKSKDPGDNKAMIFARRAFLSAGFYQHLSERINQLAEQWQPEASTILDLGCGEGYYSHRLFQSLTAEPRQLFGLDISRSAIRYAAKRYPELKFCVASAYEMPFVSNRFDLALRVYAPSKEAELARVMADKGILITVSPGPTHHYAIKELIYAHPRLHGDKGQELSGFVRVHQERLCSELVLPAGEMVGHFLEMTPYAWKLTAEQKGNLVANGLKCELDFLIEIHQKHNQM, translated from the coding sequence ATGACTTATCAATGCCCTGTTTGTCAGGGGGCACTGACACTGGATGCGCACAGTTATTGCTGCGCGAAGGGACACCGCTTTGACTGTGCCAAAGAAGGTTATGTTAACTTATTGCCAGTTAATAAGAAAAAATCAAAAGATCCCGGTGATAATAAAGCGATGATATTTGCTCGTCGGGCATTTTTATCGGCAGGGTTCTATCAGCATCTTAGCGAACGCATTAATCAATTGGCGGAGCAGTGGCAACCTGAAGCGAGCACGATTTTAGATCTTGGTTGTGGTGAGGGCTACTATAGCCATCGATTGTTTCAGTCACTGACTGCAGAACCTCGGCAACTGTTTGGGTTGGATATTTCTCGCAGTGCTATCCGCTATGCCGCGAAACGTTATCCAGAACTTAAATTCTGTGTCGCCAGTGCTTATGAAATGCCTTTTGTGAGCAATCGTTTTGACTTGGCATTACGGGTCTACGCACCATCGAAGGAGGCTGAGTTAGCGCGAGTGATGGCTGATAAGGGCATTTTGATTACGGTTTCCCCAGGTCCAACCCACCACTATGCGATTAAAGAATTAATCTATGCTCACCCCCGACTTCACGGCGATAAAGGGCAGGAATTAAGTGGTTTTGTTCGGGTGCATCAGGAGCGGTTATGCTCGGAGTTAGTCTTACCGGCGGGTGAAATGGTAGGGCACTTCCTTGAAATGACGCCTTATGCCTGGAAATTAACTGCTGAGCAGAAAGGGAATTTAGTGGCTAATGGGCTTAAATGTGAGCTGGATTTTTTAATAGAAATTCATCAAAAACATAACCAGATGTAA